The genomic DNA CACGGCGGGGGCGGCCCGGAGCCGGGGCCGACCGCGCAGGCCCGTCCGGTCCCGCCCGCCGAGGCGACGGCGAAGCCGAGTCCGAGCCCGACGCCCAGCCCCACACCGACCCCGACGCCGCCCCCCTCGCCCGCACCGACCGTGGTCGCCCGCGGCGAGGGCACCTTCACCTCCGCCCGGGCGGACGGCAAGGCGGTCGGCAAGGGCACCGTCCGCCGCTACAAGGTCGAGGTGGAGGACGGCATCGGCATCGATCCACAGGCGGCCGCGGGCATCGTCCAGGCCGTCCTCGCCGACCGGCGCGGCTGGACCGCGAGCGGCACGAACGGCTTCCAGCTGGTCGCCTCCGGCAGCTACGACTTCACCGTGCGGATAGCCTCGCCGGCCACCGTCGACAAGATCTGCGCCACCGTCGGGCTGAACACCAAGGGCGAGGTGAACTGCGACGCCGGCAGCCAGGTGATGGTCAACTCCAAGCGCTGGCTGACCGGTTCACCGCAGTTCAACGGTCCGCTGGCCGACTACCGGGCGCTGATCGTCAACCACGAGGTGGGCCACCGGATCGGCCGCGGCCATGAGGGGTGCCCGGGCCCGGGCAAGCCGGCGCCCGCCATGATGCAGCAGATCTACGGCCTGGACGGCTGCACCCCCAACGCCTGGCCGTACACCGCCGACGGCGAGTACATCAGCGGCCCGTCGGTGCCGTAGCGGGAGGCGCCCGGCGGTCAGCCCAGCACCGGCAGAAGGGTGCTGAGGTCGCTGCGCTCGCCGCTCGCCGAGAGCGACACGTCCAGCACCTCCGCCCAGGCCACCCGCCCGGTGGCCAGCCGGATCCAGGTCAGCGGTTCGGCCTCCACCACGTTCGGCGGCGTCCCCCGGGTGTGCTTCGGGCCCTCCACGGCCTGCACCACGGCGTACGGCGGCACCCTCAACTCGACCGCACCGCCCGGCACCTGGTCGGCGAAGGCGTCGGCGAGCAGCCGGGTCGCGGCGGCCACCGCCTGCTTCTCGTGCGCGAAGTCGGTGCCCAGCGCCTGCGCCAGGTCGTCCGCGTGGACCACGGTCTCCACCAGCCGGGTCACCAGGAAGTCGGCCAGCGGCATCGGCCCGAAGCGCATCGCGATCAGCCGGCCGGGCTCCTCGGCGGCCGGCAACGCCGCCAGCAGCGCGTCGCAGCACCGGTCGAACTCGGCGGCGACCGCGGCGGCCGGTCCGGCGAACGCCCCGGCGGCCAGCTCCTCGGCGATGTCGTTGATGGTGGCGGCGGCCGTCCTGGTCTGCCGCGCCCAGTACAGCGGGGTGATCGGCCGCACGTCCGGGATCGGGTCGTCCAGATGGGCCGGCACCCAGCTGACCACCATGCCCAGGTGGGACACCAACTCCCGTACCCGCCAGTCCCCGAGCCGGGTCGGGAGGCTCAACTGCGCCTCGTCCAGGCCACGGACGGTGGAGCGCAGGGCCTCGATCTGCCCGGCCAGCGCAGCGCGCACCCTGGCCGGGTCGTAGGTGCGGGTCTTGGTCGCCATGGACGGCAGCGTACGCGCCGAAGGGCGGTCCGCGCAGAATGTGCGGACCGCCCTTCGGACGCAGGGGCCGGATCAGGCCAGCAGGGCCTCGATGACGCCGGTGTTGGCGTCCTTCAGCTCGGCCAGCGAGACGGTGAACTGGCCCTGGACGTCCAGGACGTCGCCGTCCACGACACCGATGCGGGTGGCCGGCAGGCCACGCGCGCCGCACATGTCGTTGAAGCGGAGCTCCTCGCTGCGCGGGACCGAGACCACCGCGCGGCCGGCCGACTCGGAGAACAGGAACACGAACGGGTCCAGGCCCTCCGGGACGACGACGCGAGCGCCGCGGCCGCCCTTGAGCGAGCTCTCCACCAGCGCCATGCCGAGGCCGCCGTCGGAGAGGTCGTGCGCGGCGTCGATCATGCCGTCGCGGGAGCCCGCGATCAGGATCTCGCCGAGCAGCCGCTCGCGCTCCAGGTCGACCTTGGGCGGCAGGCCGCCCAGGTGGCCGTGGACGACCTGGGTCCAGGCGGAGCCGCCCAGCTCGTCCTCGGTGTCGCCGAGGAGGTAGAGCAGCTGCCCCTCCTCGCCGAAGCCGATCGGGGTGCGGCGGGTGACGTCGTCGATGACGCCGAGCACCGCGACCACGGGGGTCGGGTGGATGGCGACCTCGCCGGTCTGGTTGTACAGCGAGACGTTACCGCCGGTGACCGGGGTGCCGAGCACCAGGCAGGCGTCGGCCAGGCCGCGGGTGGCCTCGGCGAACTGCCACATCACGTCCGGGTCCTCGGGGGAGCCGAAGTTGAGGCAGTCGGAGACCGCGAGCGGCTTGGCGCCGCCGGCCGCGACGTTGCGGTACGCCTCGGCCAGGGCCAGCTGGGCACCGGTGTACGGGTCCAGCTTGGCGTAGCGGCCGTTGCCGTCGGTGGCGACCGAGACGCCGAGGTTGGTCTCGTCGTCGATCCGGATCATGCCGGAGTCCTCGCCGTGCGAGAGCACGGTGTTGCCGAGCACGTAGCGGTCGTACTGGTCGGTGATCCACGCCTTGGAGGCCTGGTTCGGCGAGGCGGCGACCTTGAGCAGCGCGTCCTTGAGCTCGGCGCCGTTCGCCGGGCGGGCCAGCCGCTCGGCGGTCGGGGCGTCGGCCTGCAGCGCGTCCTGCCAGCTCGGGCGGGCGTACGGGCGCTGGTAGGTCGGCCCCTCGTGGGCGACGGTGCGCGGCGGCACGTCGACGACCTGCTCACCGTGCCAGAAGATCTCCAGGCGCTCGCCGTCGGTCACCTCACCGATGACGGTGGCGATGACGTCCCACTTCTCGCAGATCTCCAGGAAGCGCTCGACCTTGGCCGGCTCGACGATGGCGCACATGCGCTCCTGCGACTCGCTCATGAGGATCTCCTCGGGCGAGAGCGTGTTGTCGCGCAGCGGCACGGTGTCCAGCTCGACCCGCATGCCGCCGGTGCCGGCGGAGGCGAGCTCGGAGGTCGCGCAGGACAGGCCCGCGCCACCGAGGTCCTGGATACCGGCGACCAGGTCCTCCTTGAAGATCTCCAGGGTGCACTCGATGAGGAGCTTCTCCTGGAAGGGGTCGCCGACCTGGACGGCGGGGCGCTTGGCCGGGCCGGTGGCGTCGAAGGTCTCCGAGGCGAGCACGGAGACGCCGCCGATGCCGTCGCCGCCGGTGCGGGCGCCGTAGAGGATGACCTTGTTGCCGGGGCCGGAGGCCTTGGCGAGGTGGATGTCCTCGTGCTTCATCACGCCGACGCACAGCGCGTTGACCAGCGGGTTGCCCTGGTAGCAGGAGTCGAAGACGACCTCGCCGCCGATGTTGGGCAGGCCCAGGCAGTTGCCGTAGCCGCCGATGCCCGCGACGATGCCGGGCAGCACGCGCCGGGTGTCCGGGTGGTCCGCGGCGCCGAAGCGCAGCGGGTCCATCACGGCGACCGGGCGGGCGCCCATCGCGAGGATGTCGCGGACGATGCCGCCGATGCCGGTGGCCGCGCCCTGGTAGGGCTCGATGTACGACGGGTGGTTGTGCGACTCGACCTTGAAGGTGACCGCGTAGCCCTGGCCGACGTCGACCACACCGGCGTTCTCGCCGATGCCGACGAGCATGGCGTCGTTCTCGGGCGCCTTCTCGCCGAACTGCTTGAGGTGCACCTTGGAGCTCTTGTACGAGCAGTGCTCCGACCACATGACGGAGTACATGGCGAGCTCGGCGCCGGTGGGACGGCGGCCGAGGATCTCGCGGATCCGCGCGTACTCGTCTTCCTTGAGACCCAGCTCGGCCCAGGGCTGGGCGGCGTCCGGGGTCTGCTCGGCGTTCTTGACGGTGTCCAGGGTCATCAGGCGTTCACCAGCTGCTTGAGGACGGAAGTGAAGAAGCCCAGGCCCTCGGTGGTCGGGCCGGTGAGCGGCTCGACGGCGTGCTCCGGGTGCGGCATCAGGCCGACGACATTGCCCGCGGCGTTGGTGATGCCGGCGATGTCGCGGTACGAACCGTTGGGGTTCACGTCCAGGTACCGGGCGACGACGCGGCCTTCGGCCTCGAGCTCGTCGAGGACGTGGGCGTCGGCGACGAAGCGGCCCTCGCCGTTCTTCAGCGGAACGACGATTTCCTGGCCGGCCGAGTAATCCCGGGTCCAGGCGGTGCCGGCGTTCTCGATGCGCAGCTTCTGGTCGCGGCAGATGAAGTGCAGCGAGTCGTTGCGGGTGAGCGCGCCGGGCAGCAGGTGCGATTCGCAGAGGACCTGGAAGCCGTTGCAGATACCGAGGACCGGCATTCCGAGCTTGGCCTGCTCGATGACGGTGTCCATCACCGGCGAGAAGCGGGAGATGGCCCCGCAGCGCAGATAGTCGCCGTAGGAGAATCCGCCCGGCAGGACGACGGCGTCGACCTGGTGGAGATCCTTGTCACGGTGCCAGAGGGCGACCGGCTCGGCGCCGGCCAGGCGGACCGCGCGCTGCGCGTCGCGGTCGTCGAGGGAACCGGGGAAAGTGACGACGCCGACTCGGGTGGTCACTTGCCCTCCTCCTCGACGCGGACGGTGAAGTCCTCGATCACGGTGTTGGCGAGGAAGGTCTCGGCGGCTTCGCGGATGCGGGCGAGGGCGGCGTCGTCGACCGGGCCCTCCAGCTCCAGCTCGAAGCGCTTTCCCTGGCGGACGTCGGCGATCCCGGCGAATCCGAGACGCGGCAGTGCACGCTGCACCGCCTGTCCCTGGGGGTCGAGGATCTCCGGCTTGAGCATGACGTCGACTACGACGCGTGCCACTGGCACTCCCGGTGGTGATTGCGTGAAGGCGGGGGACCTTCAGCCTACCTGGGGTTCGGGGCCGGATTGCTGGCCCGGGAGGGTGACGCGCGTAGACACCCGCCCCTTACGCCGCAAGGGTTCCGGGCCCCTCCGGCGCCCCAGGGGGGCATCCGATTTCGGAGGTTTAATCCCTTCCGTAACGCCCGTGTATCGACGCATCGGGGAAGCACGTGAATATCCGGAAAAAAGGAATCGAGACCCTTCGATTTCCCCCGCCTTTGGGTGCAGAATAGGGCGACCGGCAGCCGGGCGCGCTGCGTATCCGGTTCGGGCCCCCACGCCCTCCGTATGCGCCCGCGCAGCGGCACACCGGGCCGACGGGGCACCCGAGACACCCGGCGGCCTAATTGCCCGAGAGGATTGACACCCATGGCTCAGCGTGTAGTCGTCACGCTCTCCGACGACCTGGACGGCGGCGCCGCCGCGGAAACCGTCCACTTCGGCGTTGACGGGAAGTCGTACGAGATCGACCTGTCCGCCGACAACGCGGAAAAGCTCCGGGAGGCCCTCGCCCCGTTC from Kitasatospora terrestris includes the following:
- a CDS encoding DUF3152 domain-containing protein translates to MPTTRSAAVSRRARNALRRRRERLRRLRRTVLVAVVLVAAGVAVLLHGGGGPEPGPTAQARPVPPAEATAKPSPSPTPSPTPTPTPPPSPAPTVVARGEGTFTSARADGKAVGKGTVRRYKVEVEDGIGIDPQAAAGIVQAVLADRRGWTASGTNGFQLVASGSYDFTVRIASPATVDKICATVGLNTKGEVNCDAGSQVMVNSKRWLTGSPQFNGPLADYRALIVNHEVGHRIGRGHEGCPGPGKPAPAMMQQIYGLDGCTPNAWPYTADGEYISGPSVP
- a CDS encoding maleylpyruvate isomerase family mycothiol-dependent enzyme, which produces MATKTRTYDPARVRAALAGQIEALRSTVRGLDEAQLSLPTRLGDWRVRELVSHLGMVVSWVPAHLDDPIPDVRPITPLYWARQTRTAAATINDIAEELAAGAFAGPAAAVAAEFDRCCDALLAALPAAEEPGRLIAMRFGPMPLADFLVTRLVETVVHADDLAQALGTDFAHEKQAVAAATRLLADAFADQVPGGAVELRVPPYAVVQAVEGPKHTRGTPPNVVEAEPLTWIRLATGRVAWAEVLDVSLSASGERSDLSTLLPVLG
- the purL gene encoding phosphoribosylformylglycinamidine synthase subunit PurL translates to MTLDTVKNAEQTPDAAQPWAELGLKEDEYARIREILGRRPTGAELAMYSVMWSEHCSYKSSKVHLKQFGEKAPENDAMLVGIGENAGVVDVGQGYAVTFKVESHNHPSYIEPYQGAATGIGGIVRDILAMGARPVAVMDPLRFGAADHPDTRRVLPGIVAGIGGYGNCLGLPNIGGEVVFDSCYQGNPLVNALCVGVMKHEDIHLAKASGPGNKVILYGARTGGDGIGGVSVLASETFDATGPAKRPAVQVGDPFQEKLLIECTLEIFKEDLVAGIQDLGGAGLSCATSELASAGTGGMRVELDTVPLRDNTLSPEEILMSESQERMCAIVEPAKVERFLEICEKWDVIATVIGEVTDGERLEIFWHGEQVVDVPPRTVAHEGPTYQRPYARPSWQDALQADAPTAERLARPANGAELKDALLKVAASPNQASKAWITDQYDRYVLGNTVLSHGEDSGMIRIDDETNLGVSVATDGNGRYAKLDPYTGAQLALAEAYRNVAAGGAKPLAVSDCLNFGSPEDPDVMWQFAEATRGLADACLVLGTPVTGGNVSLYNQTGEVAIHPTPVVAVLGVIDDVTRRTPIGFGEEGQLLYLLGDTEDELGGSAWTQVVHGHLGGLPPKVDLERERLLGEILIAGSRDGMIDAAHDLSDGGLGMALVESSLKGGRGARVVVPEGLDPFVFLFSESAGRAVVSVPRSEELRFNDMCGARGLPATRIGVVDGDVLDVQGQFTVSLAELKDANTGVIEALLA
- the purQ gene encoding phosphoribosylformylglycinamidine synthase subunit PurQ, with amino-acid sequence MTTRVGVVTFPGSLDDRDAQRAVRLAGAEPVALWHRDKDLHQVDAVVLPGGFSYGDYLRCGAISRFSPVMDTVIEQAKLGMPVLGICNGFQVLCESHLLPGALTRNDSLHFICRDQKLRIENAGTAWTRDYSAGQEIVVPLKNGEGRFVADAHVLDELEAEGRVVARYLDVNPNGSYRDIAGITNAAGNVVGLMPHPEHAVEPLTGPTTEGLGFFTSVLKQLVNA
- the purS gene encoding phosphoribosylformylglycinamidine synthase subunit PurS, whose translation is MARVVVDVMLKPEILDPQGQAVQRALPRLGFAGIADVRQGKRFELELEGPVDDAALARIREAAETFLANTVIEDFTVRVEEEGK